The following proteins are co-located in the Manihot esculenta cultivar AM560-2 chromosome 9, M.esculenta_v8, whole genome shotgun sequence genome:
- the LOC110622137 gene encoding BTB/POZ domain and ankyrin repeat-containing protein NOOT2 — translation MTLEDSLRSLSLDYLNLLINGQAFSDVTFSVEGRLVHAHRCILAARSLFFRKFFCGPDPPSGLDPSGSRINSLGSPGSRPNVIPVNSVGYEVFLLLLQFLYSGQVSIVPQKHEPRPNCGERGCWHTHCTSAVDLALDTLAAARYFGVEQLALLTQKQLATMVEKASIEDVMKVLIASRKQDMHQLWTTCSHLVAKSGLPPEVLAKHLPIDVVAKIEELRLKSSLARRSHMPHHHHHHDLTAAADLEDQKIRRMRRALDSSDVELVKLMVMGEGLNLDEALALHYAVENCSREVVKALLELGAADVNYPAGPAGKTPLHIAAEMVSPDMVAVLLDHHADPNVRTVDGVTPLEILRTLTSDFLFKGAVPGLAHIEPNKLRLCLELVQSAALVLSREEGNINAPTSTPIYPPMSEEHNSSSSSNLANLNLDSRLVYLNLGATSSGQMGSRMEGDDDCSHNSQRDVMSRHDPTMYHHSHDF, via the exons ATGACCCTTGAAGACTCTTTAAGATCTCTCTCTCTAGACTATCTCAATCTGCTCATCAATGGCCAAGCCTTCTCTGATGTAACTTTCAGTGTAGAGGGTCGCTTAGTTCATGCTCACAGATGTATTTTAGCAGCAAGAAGCCTCTTCTTTAGGAAATTCTTTTGTGGACCCGACCCACCATCTGGGTTAGACCCATCCGGGTCAAGGATAAACTCGTTGGGATCACCAGGTTCGAGGCCAAATGTTATACCAGTGAACTCAGTGGGATATGAGGTGTTCTTGTTGCTGTTACAATTCTTGTATAGTGGACAAGTCTCTATTGTGCCTCAAAAGCATGAGCCAAGGCCTAATTGTGGCGAGAGAGGGTGTTGGCACACGCATTGCACCTCAGCCGTTGATCTTGCCCTCGACACTCTTGCTGCCGCTAGATACTTTGGAGTTGAACAGCTTGCATTGCTTACTCAG AAGCAATTGGCTACCATGGTGGAGAAGGCTTCAATTGAGGATGTTATGAAAGTCCTAATTGCTTCAAGAAAGCAAGACATGCACCAACTTTGGACTACCTGCTCCCATCTTGTGGCCAAATCAGGCCTACCACCCGAAGTTCTAGCTAAACATCTTCCCATAGATGTTGTGGCCAAAATTGAAGAGCTACGCCTCAAATCTTCTCTTGCTCGTAGATCACATATGcctcaccaccaccaccatcacGATCTAACCGCAGCAGCTGATCTTGAGGACCAAAAGATTCGAAGAATGAGAAGGGCACTAGACTCTTCTGATGTTGAACTAGTGAAGCTTATGGTAATGGGGGAAGGCCTAAATCTTGATGAAGCATTGGCTCTACATTATGCAGTTGAAAATTGTAGCAGAGAAGTGGTTAAGGCCTTGTTAGAGTTGGGTGCAGCAGATGTTAACTATCCGGCCGGACCAGCCGGGAAAACCCCACTTCATATCGCAGCAGAAATGGTGTCACCGGACATGGTTGCAGTCCTTCTAGACCACCACGCTGACCCTAATGTAAGAACAGTTGATGGTGTGACCCCTCTTGAAATTCTTCGAACCCTAACCTCCGATTTCCTGTTTAAGGGGGCAGTCCCGGGGTTAGCTCACATTGAGCCCAACAAGCTTAGGCTGTGTCTTGAGCTTGTCCAATCTGCAGCTCTGGTTCTTTCACGTGAAGAAGGAAATATTAATGCACCTACTTCAACTCCAATTTATCCACCCATGAGCGAAGAACATAACAGCAGCAGCAGTAGCAATCTTGCCAACTTGAATCTCGATTCACGATTGGTTTATTTAAATCTTGGAGCTACAAGTTCAGGCCAAATGGGATCAAGAATGGAAGGAGACGATGATTGTAGTCATAATAGCCAGAGAGATGTCATGAGCCGGCATGATCCAACGATGTACCACCACTCTCACGACTTCTAG